aagaacttgctgatttgcttctgagtaataattatcactgaacaaaacgtttacgctcttggaataaatgattaagtttttaaaaaaagattgttttgctaatcatgttaagatataaaatggttagtgcaagtaataaacatcgagacattttatgttttatatcaagtaattaaaatcttccTGATATGGGAAACTGGATATCTGAAAATGATATTATGCACTTGGCGATCTTTTTTATCGTAAACGCCTTCTAAGCCAAGGACAGCCAATTGCTGACGCCCCTTTTCATATTGTAGCTATCTCTCTCTACCTACTCTTCCTTATTCGTGCGAAAGACCCAGTTGCTTGTCGTTTGCCATGGAGAGTCAACAATTAGACTTTTGGCTGCAGGTGTAGCCTTTATTTTCTAAAAGGAAAATGATCGAAACAACagatttttgtatatttatttaaattctcTTACTTAGTTCATAATAAGTATTAATAACTATCATTTGACATTAAGTCGATTACAACTACAAACTTATATctatctcgttataatttatttCTCGTATTTACAGTTCAATCTACACTATCTTAATTTTATACAAAGGAAGTCTTTTTGTAAAGATGCGTCCATTACTGAGCAAATGAACAGCCAAAAACGAGTGGTGTGACAATTATCTAGTAATCTAGTAAAGTGACAAAAAAGGTCCATTTACCATTTGCTTAGCAAGAACGCGTCATTGTAGGACAGAGGTTTATTAGTATCCAACTTGCCTTTGAGCTGGAGGATATCCATTTCCATTACTACTAATGTCAAATTGTTCTAGCCTAGCATTTAAATTTGGATTCTGCAATATCCTTTGCCTGTTATCTAAAAAGCCGACTGATCCTTGAGGAGCTAAATATGACGAAGGACCATCATAAATAGCATTAGGTTTTCTTTGAACCAACAGTTGCTTTGCAAAAGGATGTGTCACAGAAAAATCTACATTAGTAGTAAGGACATCACTCCTGCGATTATTAGGCGTTGGAAGTACGTACCCTTCGTTATTGTTAATGTTTTCTGATTTGGGACTTCCAAATTCGTTAATATTAAAAGCATTCAGTATTTTTTCTTGCTCTTTCTCATCTTCTAATTGGTAGCCAACAGATGGGATGAGTTGGAAAATGTCTTCATTTGCTTGTATAAGTTTGGCACTCTGTTGGTTCCCTGCATTCAGTTGAGGATTTCTAATGCTCGGCGTTGGTTGTTCTAAACCATTTCCATCTAATCGTGTGTAAAAAGAGTATGATTGATCTTTTTTGTATGTAACAAGTTTATTTTTCTCTAAAGGATGCGGTATTACCCCGATAATATTATCTTGCACTTGAGCCGATATTCCctcgttacttaaaaagttgtTGATGAAAGCCTGTGAAGATTCTTGGCTGTTAAAATTAGCCTGGTCTGGTGCGACCTGTAACTTCGCCGGGCTTGGCACTGGTAAACTGTGTGATTGAACTATTTCAACTTCTGCACTTGACTGTTTCGCTGTATTGATGTTATTATTTACATTTGACTGTTGATTGGTCTGCAAGTGTTCAGCTTCAGTTGCAAAATTATTAACGTTGTTCGCTTGAATAAGCTTGGCTGGACTACCTTTGTTGTAGATCTGCTCTGTTACTTGTGGAACCGGGAGTTGATATAGTTGTCCGCTATaaatttgattttgattttgtttaGCAACTACTGATCCGAAACCATTTCCGAATTGAAATTGTGATGAGTAAAAGCTGCCGCTTTGTTGTGGTGGCGCGTTTAGCTGTCCACTCTTTTCACTATTCTGTACTAAGTTATTCGGCAATTGCGTTTGACTGTGTTGAGTGCCAGAATTTGTTGTGGTAGTTTGAGAAGTAGATACAATCTTAGCATTACCAAGATTGCCATTTTGATTATTGCCAGAGTATTGGGATGATGTGAGTTGTGATATTTGATTCGTGATTTGAGCTAGCTCCTGTTCGTTTACGTTCTGGAACTGTGGTTGTGTAGGTGTTGCTTGTAGTACGTTTTGTTGTGCGATGTTGCTGTATTCCTTGGCCACATTGATAGAATTAGCCAGTAAAGAGAACACCAGTGCCTGTGAATTTGAAAGTGATGAGTTTTTATCAGCAATTAGTTTACCTATTGGGATGAAAGTTGGAGTGGTACTTGTGGCGAGTTGGTTAGTGAGGACTAAGTAATTGCTGCTTCCCGTATTGAGTATCTCTAACCTATCCAAGTCACTGTCGTTGGTATTTTTAAAAAGATATGAGGCTACGTTTTCCGGAATAGAGATTTTCAAAGAAACTGTTCGTTCGATGGTGTTTGTGGGCTGTTTAAAATAAGGCAGATTAGAGAGCTGATTAGTATTTTGAATATCTTTAGGGCTTTCTAATGGAGGTTCTAAGTCTTTTGATGGGGCTTGGGTGAGGCGTGAACTCTTTGCCGTATCTGGTAAAGTTGACGGAGTTAAACTCTCTTTACTTGATGGATTTGAATCTGGTGGTAAATATGCACTTTCTTCAGGATAGTCAACTGAATTCAAATCTTGAGTAAGTCGACCAAACTGTTCGTTAGAAGCAGATTTAAGAATTTTACTGGTGTCTTTGACGATATCGTTAACTGTAATATCGAGTTTTTCCTTAGTTAGTATATCAGCAAAGGTCAAATTGTTGTGGTTTGCGTTAATACGGGAGTGTTTAGTGAGGGTGAAAGATGGCTGAGTAGATATATCTTTAGTTGGAGCAACATAGACGGGCGACGGTGAGGTCGGAGCTGCTATGAGTTTCTCATTTTGAGACAAAGGAGATTGCAGGTCTG
This window of the Leguminivora glycinivorella isolate SPB_JAAS2020 chromosome 16, LegGlyc_1.1, whole genome shotgun sequence genome carries:
- the LOC125234528 gene encoding putative mediator of RNA polymerase II transcription subunit 29 — protein: MWRLIFVCLFSWAGGQSGRAPRQDHHGRGWDIRLAVPGKPGNDYPTLGNIPRTSFSCAGKQPGYYADLETNCQAFRVCTAGSTYGFQSFLCPNGTLFNQAVFVCDWWMNVKCEASQKFFNNNEKFGNLKLGPQLMKDIKKMITHPMRNPIDKGAMKGNLVVMQNYIPPSGQLFPNSALIASADRTPSNVFVPPKITQQNFGQTNFIRDTSFAGSTPSPSYIPFDVQPSQADAEVFQRQRQNGQQWQQNGQQWQNGQQWQNGQQLQNGQQWQNGQQWQSNRQNSQSGNQFGRLVQATTSNSNNANTLRQNQLTQTQLNPAPTTYNPQNFNNQRIQGNRQNAQYTANKTPAQWNSGKQAEFGVSFTKQQFNYNSNQASQQQNSGFPKFSSDVKGPAGNAAKENLALVFSLLANSINVAKEYSNIAQQNVLQATPTQPQFQNVNEQELAQITNQISQLTSSQYSGNNQNGNLGNAKIVSTSQTTTTNSGTQHSQTQLPNNLVQNSEKSGQLNAPPQQSGSFYSSQFQFGNGFGSVVAKQNQNQIYSGQLYQLPVPQVTEQIYNKGSPAKLIQANNVNNFATEAEHLQTNQQSNVNNNINTAKQSSAEVEIVQSHSLPVPSPAKLQVAPDQANFNSQESSQAFINNFLSNEGISAQVQDNIIGVIPHPLEKNKLVTYKKDQSYSFYTRLDGNGLEQPTPSIRNPQLNAGNQQSAKLIQANEDIFQLIPSVGYQLEDEKEQEKILNAFNINEFGSPKSENINNNEGYVLPTPNNRRSDVLTTNVDFSVTHPFAKQLLVQRKPNAIYDGPSSYLAPQGSVGFLDNRQRILQNPNLNARLEQFDISSNGNGYPPAQRQVGY